A genomic segment from Truepera sp. encodes:
- a CDS encoding FAD-dependent oxidoreductase, protein MSKRVVVIGAGVIGLMCAHYLRQRDLEVVVIDREGAERATASYGNAGMIVPSHFVPLAAPGVVAQGIRWMANPKSPFYVRPRLSADLIAWAWRFWRAGTARRVRRSAPLLLALNLASRDEYVALVKGLGEDVGLERRGLSMLCATQKGLDDEAGVVELAHELGARAEVLDARGVKALEPDIDLSVVGGVHFPDDAHLDPGRLMRAMQRSLAAGGVEFEFGCEVTGFTTRAESVVGVNVRRARGEVDTILGDEFVLAAGAWSGLLARTIGLELPMQPGKGYSTTLEDPPQRLRVPSILAEARVAVTPLGGRLRVGGTMELNGFDPRENETRILGIVESTLEYFPSLSTADFRGEWWHGFRPCSPDGLPYLGRTQRHENVIVAAGHGMMGVSLAPVTGKIVAELVAEAPPSISVGSLSPDRYGRA, encoded by the coding sequence GTGAGCAAGCGCGTGGTGGTCATCGGGGCCGGCGTGATCGGCCTGATGTGCGCGCACTACCTGCGGCAGCGTGACCTCGAAGTCGTCGTCATCGACAGGGAGGGCGCCGAGCGCGCGACCGCGTCGTACGGCAACGCCGGGATGATCGTTCCAAGTCATTTCGTACCGCTGGCCGCGCCGGGCGTGGTGGCGCAGGGCATCAGGTGGATGGCTAACCCGAAGAGCCCCTTCTACGTGAGGCCGCGGCTCTCGGCCGACCTCATCGCCTGGGCCTGGCGCTTCTGGCGCGCCGGCACTGCCCGTCGCGTGAGGCGGAGCGCGCCGCTGCTCCTCGCCCTCAACCTTGCCAGCCGCGACGAGTACGTGGCCCTCGTGAAGGGCCTGGGGGAGGACGTGGGCCTGGAACGGCGCGGCCTGAGCATGCTGTGCGCCACTCAGAAGGGGCTCGACGACGAGGCGGGGGTGGTGGAGCTCGCGCACGAGCTGGGCGCGCGCGCCGAGGTGCTGGACGCCCGCGGGGTGAAGGCGCTGGAGCCAGACATCGACCTGTCGGTGGTCGGCGGCGTCCACTTCCCCGACGACGCCCACCTGGACCCCGGCCGCCTCATGCGCGCCATGCAGCGCAGCCTGGCGGCGGGAGGGGTGGAGTTCGAGTTCGGCTGCGAGGTTACCGGCTTCACGACGCGCGCCGAGAGCGTGGTCGGCGTGAACGTGAGGCGGGCGAGAGGGGAGGTCGATACGATCCTGGGCGACGAGTTCGTGTTGGCCGCGGGCGCCTGGTCGGGTTTACTGGCACGCACCATCGGGCTCGAGCTGCCCATGCAGCCGGGCAAGGGCTACAGCACGACCCTCGAGGACCCACCACAGCGGCTGCGGGTGCCGTCGATCCTAGCCGAGGCCCGGGTAGCCGTCACCCCGCTGGGTGGCCGGCTCCGGGTAGGCGGGACGATGGAACTGAACGGCTTCGACCCTCGGGAGAACGAGACGCGCATACTGGGGATCGTCGAGTCGACACTCGAGTACTTCCCCTCACTCTCCACCGCCGACTTCCGGGGGGAGTGGTGGCACGGCTTCAGGCCGTGCTCGCCGGACGGTTTGCCGTACCTGGGGCGCACGCAGCGCCATGAGAACGTGATCGTGGCGGCGGGCCACGGCATGATGGGCGTGAGCCTCGCCCCGGTGACGGGCAAGATAGTGGCAGAGCTGGTGGCTGAGGCGCCGCCGTCGATAAGCGTAGGTTCGCTTAGCCCCGACCGCTACGGTCGCGCCTAG
- a CDS encoding MFS transporter has product MRAARVERAALTGTGLALLLALAHFANDAFTNVLPVFLPILQVRLGVGEVVLATFVAVISISANVMQAFVGGLADHWGLRRSAALGLIVGSALMSFVAVAPSVVSLLLILLIGGLGSATFHPAAASMAAASGARKSLAVGLFTAGGPLGVALMPIVVLAIIRGAGPQYVPYLALFGTAVGLLLLYLAPKRARPLTSRRGKVFDATLFAGPVGLLALAGLFRAMAFISFINAVPLYLATVRGFAPDAQVIGFTLGLFSGAGAIGGLIAGLLEPRVGRRRLVVGAMLLALPLMAAVLFVAPGSLLYYVLVALAGFSSNSPIPLLVVSAQELAPHAVGAASGMLMGLTWGTAGVLYIGFGALQQAVGLTPAMLLGFAFLLPGGWLAGSVLKRNASLLSS; this is encoded by the coding sequence ATGAGGGCTGCGAGGGTCGAACGTGCCGCGTTGACCGGCACGGGCCTCGCGTTGCTCCTCGCCCTCGCGCACTTCGCCAACGACGCCTTCACCAACGTGCTCCCGGTGTTCCTGCCTATCCTGCAGGTTCGCCTAGGGGTCGGTGAGGTCGTGCTGGCCACCTTCGTGGCCGTCATCTCCATCTCGGCCAACGTGATGCAGGCCTTCGTGGGCGGGCTGGCGGACCATTGGGGCCTGAGGCGAAGCGCGGCGCTTGGCCTCATCGTGGGTTCCGCCCTGATGAGCTTCGTCGCCGTGGCGCCGAGCGTGGTCTCGCTCCTCCTGATCCTCCTGATCGGCGGGCTCGGCTCGGCGACATTCCACCCGGCGGCCGCCTCGATGGCCGCGGCCTCCGGAGCGCGCAAGAGCCTCGCGGTCGGGCTCTTCACCGCCGGCGGCCCCCTTGGCGTGGCCCTGATGCCTATCGTGGTGCTGGCCATAATCCGCGGAGCCGGACCGCAGTACGTGCCCTATCTCGCGCTCTTCGGTACCGCCGTCGGCCTGCTCCTGCTTTACCTGGCCCCCAAGCGGGCCCGTCCCCTGACGAGCAGGCGCGGCAAGGTGTTCGACGCCACGCTGTTCGCGGGACCCGTGGGGCTATTGGCGCTGGCCGGGCTGTTCAGGGCGATGGCCTTCATCAGCTTCATCAACGCCGTGCCACTCTACCTAGCAACCGTGCGCGGCTTCGCGCCCGACGCCCAGGTCATCGGCTTCACCCTCGGCCTCTTCAGCGGCGCGGGAGCCATAGGTGGCTTGATAGCCGGGCTGCTGGAGCCGCGCGTTGGGCGAAGGCGCCTGGTGGTAGGAGCCATGCTGCTTGCGCTGCCGCTGATGGCCGCGGTGCTGTTCGTGGCTCCGGGCTCCCTCCTTTACTACGTGCTGGTCGCGCTCGCCGGGTTCAGCAGCAACTCGCCCATCCCGCTCCTGGTGGTGAGCGCACAGGAGCTGGCCCCGCACGCGGTCGGGGCAGCCTCGGGCATGTTGATGGGCCTCACCTGGGGCACCGCCGGCGTCTTGTACATAGGCTTCGGTGCGTTGCAACAGGCCGTGGGGCTGACGCCCGCCATGCTGCTGGGCTTCGCGTTCCTCCTGCCGGGTGGCTGGCTGGCCGGCAGCGTGCTGAAGCGCAACGCCTCGCTGCTCAGCAGCTGA
- a CDS encoding ABC transporter permease — translation MRSGDQRVLLVAGVLGVLAQTPLGPWSAGWFVLKPNRLVAGELFAPATVFAPGSYALLGVWLALLVMALLPAGWSRVVAAPLAAVATLLTLYLCGHGATLLMADQPASARVSLGIGFWVALLACYVAWFAAAQLGAGARSYLLAPAAVIATAGVVYLVAVGHFADLGLARELSAQGTDFSSELARHLALSGTSLLLGAAIGLPAAVLASRRADVAAWLLPTVAFFQTVPSLALFGILLPPLARLGQGVTLGTTLALGLLLLPLALLPWLGRPWLKVVVIVAAAVPALLYLTVIATTLSGVLAALLAGAAPAPFGGAGPRLTQPLASLGVRGIGAAPALIALTLYSLLPIVRNAYEGLRGVPEAAVQAGQGMGMSRRQVLLRVELPLALPLIFVGLRAAAVLIIGITTVAYLIGAGGLGVFIQRGIDQVVPDLVLLGALPVIALALLADGALRAAGYLLCAPPLRRGRPRAA, via the coding sequence ATGAGGAGCGGCGATCAGCGCGTACTACTGGTCGCCGGTGTGCTCGGCGTGCTGGCGCAGACGCCGCTTGGTCCTTGGAGCGCGGGGTGGTTCGTGCTCAAACCGAACAGGCTGGTGGCGGGCGAGCTCTTCGCGCCCGCCACCGTTTTCGCTCCCGGAAGCTACGCGCTGCTGGGAGTCTGGTTGGCGCTGCTCGTCATGGCCCTCCTCCCGGCCGGCTGGTCGCGTGTCGTGGCCGCACCGCTCGCCGCGGTAGCGACCCTCCTGACCCTGTACCTGTGCGGCCACGGCGCCACGCTCCTGATGGCGGACCAGCCCGCTAGCGCCCGCGTGTCGCTCGGGATCGGGTTCTGGGTAGCGTTGCTGGCCTGTTACGTGGCTTGGTTCGCCGCGGCTCAGCTGGGTGCGGGAGCGCGGAGCTACCTGCTCGCGCCGGCGGCCGTCATCGCGACCGCCGGGGTCGTCTACCTGGTCGCAGTAGGGCACTTCGCCGACCTGGGCCTGGCGCGTGAACTCTCGGCGCAGGGCACCGATTTCAGTTCCGAACTGGCGCGGCATCTGGCGCTGAGCGGCACCAGCCTCCTCCTGGGGGCCGCCATCGGCCTGCCCGCGGCGGTGCTGGCGAGCCGCCGCGCCGACGTCGCCGCCTGGCTCTTGCCGACGGTGGCGTTCTTTCAGACCGTGCCGTCATTGGCGCTCTTCGGCATCCTGTTGCCGCCGCTCGCGCGCCTCGGCCAGGGGGTCACCCTCGGGACGACGTTGGCCTTGGGGCTACTACTGTTACCTCTCGCACTACTGCCGTGGCTCGGGCGCCCCTGGTTGAAGGTAGTCGTCATCGTGGCGGCGGCCGTACCGGCGCTGCTCTACCTGACCGTGATCGCTACGACGCTCTCGGGCGTCCTCGCCGCCCTGCTCGCGGGCGCGGCGCCCGCGCCCTTCGGCGGGGCCGGTCCGCGCCTGACGCAGCCGCTCGCCTCGCTGGGGGTCAGGGGGATAGGCGCCGCGCCTGCCCTGATCGCGTTGACGCTCTACTCACTCCTACCCATCGTGCGAAACGCGTACGAGGGACTGCGCGGCGTCCCCGAGGCTGCCGTGCAGGCAGGTCAGGGCATGGGCATGAGCCGGCGGCAGGTCCTCTTGCGCGTCGAGCTGCCCCTGGCATTACCGCTCATCTTCGTGGGGCTGCGCGCCGCCGCCGTCCTGATCATAGGCATCACGACCGTGGCTTATCTGATCGGGGCGGGCGGGCTCGGGGTGTTCATCCAGCGCGGCATAGACCAGGTGGTGCCCGACCTCGTGCTCCTCGGCGCGCTGCCCGTCATCGCCCTGGCGCTCCTGGCCGACGGCGCCCTGCGCGCTGCCGGTTACCTTCTCTGCGCCCCGCCGCTTCGCCGCGGGAGGCCCCGTGCCGCCTGA
- a CDS encoding ABC transporter substrate-binding protein translates to MRRLALALILTMGMLVAAAQSPVAPITLGSKIDTEGSVLAQIIRLVLENNGIEVIDRSGFGTTAVVRQALLSGEIDMYPEYTGTALTFFPNADLPADIATKPQELYDAVKRLDKEENDVVWLGRSPANNTWAIAVPKTLADANDLVTMADLAAYVNAGKPFKLAASQEFVDREDALPAFEKTYGFSLEGDQLVILAGGNTTQTETAAANGTDGVNAAMAYGTDGTISALGLVTLQDPKGAVAIYQPAPIVRGPVAEAYPQLGSLLDPVFATLDESVLQDLNGRVAVNGENPTDVARDYLVSAGFLH, encoded by the coding sequence ATGAGAAGACTCGCTCTCGCCCTGATACTGACCATGGGCATGCTGGTGGCCGCCGCCCAGTCGCCCGTTGCGCCCATCACGCTCGGCTCCAAGATCGACACCGAGGGTTCGGTTCTCGCCCAGATAATCCGCCTCGTGCTGGAGAACAACGGCATAGAAGTCATCGACCGCTCCGGCTTCGGCACGACGGCCGTGGTGCGCCAGGCCCTTCTCTCGGGCGAGATCGACATGTACCCCGAGTACACGGGCACGGCGCTCACGTTCTTCCCCAACGCCGACCTGCCGGCCGACATCGCCACCAAGCCACAGGAACTGTACGACGCCGTCAAGCGCCTGGATAAGGAAGAGAACGATGTCGTCTGGTTGGGCCGGTCACCGGCCAACAACACGTGGGCGATAGCCGTGCCGAAGACGCTGGCCGACGCCAACGACTTGGTCACGATGGCCGACCTGGCCGCATACGTGAACGCCGGTAAGCCCTTCAAGCTGGCGGCCAGCCAGGAGTTCGTCGACCGCGAGGACGCCCTGCCCGCATTCGAGAAGACCTACGGCTTCTCGCTCGAAGGCGACCAGCTCGTGATACTAGCGGGCGGCAACACCACGCAGACCGAGACGGCCGCCGCCAACGGCACGGACGGCGTGAACGCCGCCATGGCCTACGGCACCGACGGCACCATCAGTGCCCTCGGCCTGGTGACGCTGCAGGATCCGAAGGGCGCGGTGGCCATCTACCAACCCGCCCCGATCGTTCGGGGTCCGGTGGCCGAGGCGTACCCCCAGCTCGGCAGCCTTCTCGATCCGGTGTTCGCGACCTTGGACGAGTCGGTGCTTCAGGACCTCAACGGTCGCGTGGCCGTGAACGGCGAGAACCCCACCGACGTGGCCCGCGACTACCTGGTAAGCGCCGGATTCCTCCACTGA
- a CDS encoding deoxyhypusine synthase family protein yields MPTKSSPGPVSTFLRHHFRHFNAATLIDATDAYTKHLEGGGAMMITLAGAMSTAELGLSLAEMIRQDKVQIITCTGANLEEDVFNLIAHDFYERVPHYRDLTPQDEQDLLERHMNRVTDTCIPEGEAMRRLEGALVDEWTRADKAGERYFPHEILYRILLSGKLEQHYQIDPEDSWLLAAAQRNLPIIVPGWEDSTSGNMYAAHNLTGEISNVHTVRTGIEYMMFLADWYTDVAATRSVGFYQIGGGIAGDFPICVVPMLEQDMRRPTPLWGYFCQISDSTTSYGSYSGAVPNEKITWGKLGIDTPKFIIESDATIVAPLMFAMILGQ; encoded by the coding sequence ATGCCCACCAAGTCCTCACCAGGCCCCGTCTCGACCTTCCTCAGGCACCACTTCCGGCACTTCAACGCCGCCACGTTGATCGACGCCACCGACGCCTACACCAAGCACCTAGAAGGCGGCGGCGCCATGATGATCACCCTCGCGGGCGCCATGAGCACGGCCGAGTTGGGCCTCTCACTCGCCGAGATGATCAGACAGGACAAGGTGCAGATCATCACCTGCACCGGCGCCAACCTCGAGGAGGACGTCTTCAACCTGATAGCGCACGACTTCTACGAGCGCGTTCCGCACTACCGTGACCTGACCCCGCAGGACGAGCAGGACCTGCTCGAACGGCACATGAACCGCGTGACGGACACCTGCATCCCGGAGGGCGAGGCCATGCGCCGCCTCGAGGGCGCCCTGGTCGACGAGTGGACGCGCGCCGACAAGGCGGGGGAGCGCTACTTCCCCCACGAGATCCTCTACCGCATCCTGCTCTCCGGCAAGCTCGAGCAGCACTACCAGATAGACCCGGAGGACTCGTGGCTGCTGGCGGCCGCGCAGAGGAACCTGCCCATCATCGTTCCCGGTTGGGAGGACTCCACCAGCGGCAACATGTACGCGGCTCACAACCTGACGGGCGAGATAAGCAACGTGCACACCGTGCGCACGGGCATCGAGTACATGATGTTCCTGGCGGACTGGTACACGGACGTGGCTGCCACGCGCTCCGTGGGCTTCTACCAGATCGGCGGCGGCATAGCCGGCGACTTCCCCATCTGCGTGGTGCCCATGCTCGAGCAGGACATGAGGCGCCCCACGCCCCTGTGGGGCTACTTCTGCCAGATCAGCGACTCCACCACCAGTTACGGCTCGTACTCGGGCGCCGTGCCCAACGAGAAGATCACGTGGGGCAAGCTGGGGATAGACACTCCCAAGTTCATCATCGAGTCGGACGCCACCATAGTGGCGCCGCTGATGTTCGCGATGATCCTGGGGCAGTAG
- a CDS encoding dihydrodipicolinate synthase family protein: MSKFHGVHTIMPTPFTDAGALDLESLATLTEFLIGLGVDGLVVLGVLGEAPKLSQAEQDEVIRVTVETARGRVPVFAGSGAGGTDLAVEKSLSALKLGAAGLLVAPPPVQNDAVIFEYYRRIDAAVDKLVILHDYPAATGVRLSPQLIVKLHAELPNVQVIKLEETPSVTKVTALRQLGSDIAIVGGLGGMYFYEELERGSNGMMTGFSYPEVLVEVYRAFTAGDKAKARRAFYAACPILRYEFQPGIGLALRKEVYRQRGAIASAFVRHPGAQIDAQLRAELASALEHSGLKGK, encoded by the coding sequence ATGAGCAAGTTCCACGGCGTTCACACCATAATGCCCACGCCCTTCACGGACGCCGGCGCGCTGGACCTCGAGAGCCTGGCGACCCTAACCGAGTTCCTCATCGGCCTGGGTGTCGACGGCCTGGTGGTGCTCGGCGTCCTCGGGGAGGCACCCAAGCTGTCACAGGCCGAACAGGACGAGGTCATCCGCGTGACGGTCGAGACCGCAAGGGGCCGCGTGCCCGTCTTCGCCGGCTCCGGCGCAGGCGGCACCGACCTGGCCGTCGAGAAGAGCCTCAGCGCCCTGAAGCTCGGGGCAGCAGGCCTGTTGGTCGCACCGCCGCCGGTGCAGAACGACGCCGTCATCTTCGAGTACTACCGCCGCATAGACGCCGCGGTAGACAAGCTCGTCATCTTGCACGACTATCCCGCCGCCACGGGCGTCAGGCTGAGTCCGCAGTTGATCGTCAAGCTCCACGCCGAACTGCCTAACGTGCAGGTGATCAAGCTGGAGGAAACACCGAGCGTCACCAAGGTCACGGCCTTACGCCAGCTCGGTTCCGACATCGCCATCGTCGGCGGCCTCGGCGGCATGTACTTCTACGAAGAACTCGAGCGCGGCAGCAACGGCATGATGACGGGCTTCTCGTACCCCGAGGTGCTCGTGGAGGTCTACCGCGCCTTCACCGCAGGCGACAAAGCCAAGGCAAGGCGCGCCTTCTATGCCGCCTGCCCCATCCTCCGTTACGAGTTCCAGCCCGGCATCGGCCTGGCGCTACGCAAGGAGGTCTACCGGCAACGTGGCGCCATAGCCAGCGCCTTCGTGCGCCACCCCGGCGCGCAGATCGACGCGCAACTACGAGCCGAACTCGCCAGTGCCCTCGAGCACTCGGGGCTTAAGGGGAAGTAA
- a CDS encoding dienelactone hydrolase family protein, giving the protein MAEVVLFHHVLGLTEGIERLAEEMRHHGHAVTAPDLFEGKVFSSLEEGMAHVRTLGFEEVAARGVRAAEALSPAAVYMGYSLGGIPAQKLAQSRPGARGAVLVAACLPPEELGGPWPRGVPLQIHAEEHDPEFDNGYDLPTARAVVAAAADAELFLYPGNKHFFADSSLPDYEPAVARLFMTNVLAFLDRL; this is encoded by the coding sequence ATGGCTGAAGTCGTACTGTTCCACCACGTGCTCGGTCTCACCGAAGGCATCGAGCGCCTGGCCGAGGAAATGAGGCACCACGGACACGCGGTAACTGCCCCGGACTTGTTCGAAGGAAAGGTCTTCTCGTCGCTCGAAGAAGGCATGGCGCACGTCCGGACCCTCGGCTTCGAGGAGGTTGCAGCCAGGGGTGTCCGCGCGGCCGAGGCGCTGAGCCCGGCGGCCGTTTACATGGGCTATTCGCTGGGCGGCATTCCAGCCCAGAAGCTCGCGCAGAGCAGGCCGGGTGCGAGAGGCGCGGTCCTCGTGGCCGCCTGTCTGCCGCCGGAGGAGCTCGGCGGGCCGTGGCCGCGCGGCGTTCCCCTCCAGATTCACGCCGAGGAGCACGACCCGGAGTTCGACAACGGCTACGACCTGCCCACGGCCCGCGCCGTGGTGGCCGCCGCCGCTGACGCCGAGCTTTTCTTGTATCCGGGCAACAAGCATTTCTTCGCCGACAGCTCGCTGCCGGACTACGAGCCGGCGGTGGCGCGGCTGTTCATGACGAACGTTCTGGCGTTCTTAGATCGGCTGTAG
- a CDS encoding proline racemase family protein produces the protein MQFVDSHTGGEPTRLVVAGGPDLGAGPLAERLARLRAEHDRFRSAVVNEPRGSDVLVGALLCEPHRASAAAGVVFFNNVGYLGMCGHGTIGLVATLAYMGRLGPGKHLIETPVGEVAAELHPDGRVSVHNVPAYRHLAGASVLVEWRGEARRVTGDVAWGGNWFFLCTDVVDGYGLYVNVRDLAALTEFSWRVKQALAAAGVTGAGGAEIDHIELFAPGEAGADSRSFVLCPGKAYDRSPCGTGTSAKLACLAADGALGPGQAWVQESVIGSRFEASYSLGSRGEVLPVITGRAHVMAEGTLLIDPTDEFGWGIS, from the coding sequence GTGCAGTTCGTCGATTCGCACACGGGCGGCGAGCCGACGCGGCTGGTGGTAGCCGGCGGCCCCGACCTGGGAGCGGGTCCGTTGGCCGAGCGCCTGGCGCGCCTGCGAGCGGAGCACGACCGCTTCCGGTCGGCCGTCGTCAACGAGCCGCGCGGCTCCGACGTGCTGGTGGGCGCGCTCTTGTGCGAGCCACACCGGGCGTCTGCGGCGGCCGGAGTCGTCTTCTTCAACAACGTCGGCTACCTGGGGATGTGCGGGCACGGCACCATCGGGCTGGTGGCCACCCTCGCATACATGGGCCGGCTCGGGCCGGGCAAGCACCTGATCGAGACGCCCGTGGGCGAGGTGGCGGCCGAACTGCACCCGGACGGGCGCGTGAGCGTGCACAACGTGCCCGCCTACCGGCACCTGGCCGGCGCGAGCGTCCTGGTGGAGTGGCGCGGCGAGGCGCGGCGGGTGACGGGCGACGTGGCCTGGGGCGGAAACTGGTTCTTCTTATGCACGGACGTCGTGGACGGCTACGGCCTTTATGTGAACGTCCGCGATCTGGCCGCCCTGACGGAGTTCTCGTGGCGCGTGAAGCAGGCGTTGGCCGCCGCCGGAGTCACGGGTGCGGGCGGCGCCGAGATCGACCACATCGAGCTGTTCGCACCCGGCGAGGCGGGCGCCGACTCGCGCTCGTTCGTGCTGTGCCCCGGCAAGGCCTACGACCGCTCGCCGTGCGGCACGGGCACGAGCGCCAAGCTCGCGTGCCTGGCCGCCGACGGCGCCCTCGGCCCGGGCCAGGCCTGGGTGCAGGAGAGTGTGATCGGCAGCCGCTTCGAGGCGAGCTACTCGCTGGGCTCACGGGGCGAGGTCCTGCCGGTCATCACCGGCCGCGCCCACGTCATGGCCGAGGGCACGCTGCTCATAGACCCCACCGACGAGTTCGGCTGGGGGATCTCGTGA
- a CDS encoding ABC transporter permease — protein sequence MTATTRRNARRHALWQLALAAALLAAALFLFSREEWWRAALQVAFPDQPHVLFERTSLLQLTMQHLGIVGASLGIILALALPLGVWLTRPSGRAFLPLASNLLAVGQTFPPVAVLALALPYFGFGLKPTLIALVAYGLLPVARNVIAGLQGVPKDSLEAASGMGMGPGARFWRVELPLATDVIVAGIRVSTVYTIGTATVAPIIGAGGLGVPIIAGLAVGNLAMVLEGAVPVAILALLADFAVGRLGLALTARGGAR from the coding sequence ATGACCGCCACCACGAGGCGCAACGCGCGCAGGCACGCCCTGTGGCAACTCGCGCTTGCGGCGGCGTTGCTCGCGGCCGCGCTCTTCCTCTTCAGCCGCGAGGAGTGGTGGCGGGCTGCGCTGCAAGTCGCGTTCCCCGACCAGCCCCACGTGTTGTTCGAGCGCACTTCGCTGTTGCAGCTGACCATGCAGCACCTGGGCATCGTTGGCGCCAGCCTCGGGATCATACTCGCGCTCGCCTTACCGCTTGGGGTATGGCTGACGCGCCCGAGCGGCAGGGCCTTCCTGCCTCTAGCGAGCAACCTGTTGGCAGTGGGGCAGACCTTTCCCCCCGTGGCCGTGTTGGCGCTCGCGCTGCCCTATTTCGGCTTCGGACTCAAGCCCACGCTCATCGCGCTCGTCGCGTACGGGCTATTGCCGGTGGCGCGCAACGTCATCGCGGGCCTGCAGGGGGTACCGAAGGACTCACTCGAGGCCGCCAGCGGCATGGGCATGGGGCCGGGGGCCCGCTTCTGGCGCGTCGAGTTGCCTCTGGCCACGGACGTGATCGTGGCGGGAATCCGCGTGAGCACCGTGTACACCATCGGCACGGCCACCGTGGCGCCGATCATCGGGGCTGGGGGCCTCGGCGTTCCGATCATCGCAGGGTTGGCGGTCGGCAACCTCGCCATGGTGCTCGAGGGGGCGGTCCCTGTCGCTATCCTCGCGCTGCTCGCCGACTTCGCCGTTGGCCGCTTGGGGTTGGCGTTGACGGCCCGCGGCGGCGCACGCTGA
- a CDS encoding ABC transporter ATP-binding protein yields the protein MPPEAPTTPVTPTTPVTPEAPGTPVAIRFSNVSKTYGDVVAVRDLDLTIYAGEFVVLLGPSGCGKTTTLRMINRLITPSRGTIQVNGADVTSQDLQELRRGIGYVIQAVGLFPHLTVGQNVQVVPRLLGWSRERRRARSRELLALVGLEPAEYLDRYPQDLSGGEQQRVGVARALAADPPVLLMDEPFGAVDPITRDRLQEEFLELQRRLRKTVVFVTHDLDEAIRLADRVCLMREGAVEQFAPPERLLSAPATEFVERFVGSGRALKRLSRLAVAGIMRPAAGAAHVASVTPSADLRTALSSFLEHGASELDVVDEGGERVGELVLDDIVALGKQE from the coding sequence GTGCCGCCTGAAGCGCCCACCACGCCCGTCACGCCCACCACGCCCGTCACGCCCGAGGCGCCCGGCACACCCGTGGCCATCCGCTTCTCCAACGTGAGCAAGACCTACGGCGATGTGGTGGCCGTGCGCGACCTCGACCTGACGATCTACGCGGGTGAGTTCGTGGTGCTGCTCGGCCCCTCGGGTTGTGGCAAGACGACTACTTTGCGCATGATCAACCGGCTGATCACGCCGAGCAGAGGGACCATTCAAGTCAACGGCGCGGACGTCACGAGCCAGGACCTGCAGGAACTCCGGCGTGGCATCGGCTACGTCATCCAGGCGGTGGGCCTCTTCCCGCATCTGACGGTGGGGCAGAACGTGCAGGTGGTACCGCGCCTCCTCGGCTGGTCGAGAGAGCGGCGCCGGGCACGGTCGCGCGAGCTGCTGGCCCTGGTGGGGCTCGAGCCGGCCGAGTACCTCGACCGCTATCCGCAGGACCTCTCCGGCGGCGAGCAGCAGCGCGTGGGTGTGGCCCGAGCCCTCGCCGCCGATCCCCCCGTCCTCCTCATGGACGAACCCTTCGGGGCGGTGGACCCCATCACGCGCGACCGGCTCCAGGAGGAGTTCCTCGAGCTGCAGCGCAGGCTCCGCAAGACCGTGGTGTTCGTCACCCACGACCTCGACGAGGCTATCCGGCTCGCAGACCGCGTTTGCCTCATGCGCGAAGGGGCGGTGGAACAGTTCGCCCCGCCCGAACGCCTCCTCAGCGCGCCGGCCACGGAGTTCGTCGAGCGCTTCGTGGGCTCCGGGCGGGCACTCAAACGCCTCAGCCGGCTCGCGGTGGCCGGCATCATGCGGCCCGCCGCCGGTGCGGCCCACGTGGCCAGCGTGACGCCGAGCGCCGACCTGCGCACCGCGCTGTCTTCGTTCCTCGAGCACGGCGCCTCGGAGCTCGACGTCGTCGACGAGGGCGGTGAACGCGTCGGCGAGCTGGTTCTGGACGACATAGTAGCGTTGGGCAAGCAGGAATGA